The DNA sequence CAGCGAGTGCATCGTCGAGGAGAAGTCCGCGGTGAACCCGAGACGCTCGGACTGCAGCTCGTCGTACATCTCGCGCATCTGCAGCACCTGTGGATTGTTCGGGCCGGACGGCGCGTGGATCTCGTACCCGAGGTACTGGTCGTACTGCTCCGCGAGCGGCAGGAGGCTGCGCAGCAGCTCCTTTCCGTGCGAGCGGATGACGACCTTCTTGAAGCCGAGCGTGTGCGCGGTCTTCAGCTGCCGCGCGAGGAAGTCGTGCTCCTCGTCGGGCGTCATGTCGCGTTCCTTGCGGCGACCCATGTCGAGGTTCGTGCCGACCGCGCTCGCCTCGAGACCGTACTTCTCGAGCGAGTCGAACCAGAGCTTCACGAACTCCTGATCGACGTCGGGGTAGGTCCGCAGCAGTTGCGCGATGTTGAACTCGACGCCCGGCCCGATCCCCTCGTCGTGCACGGCCTTGATGAGCGTCTCGGGCGTGTACAGACCCGCGGCGAACTCGCTCGTCAAGGAATACAGGGTGGTGCCGAGCTTGATGCCGGTGCCGGCGATTCCGTCGTTGTCGGTCATGCGTTCACTCCTTCTGAGGTGGGGAGCCAGGAGGCGAGCTGTGCGCGTGCCTCGGTGAGATCGGTGACCATGCGCGAGCCGGCGTTGTCCGCAGCGGATCGCTGCA is a window from the Microbacterium lacus genome containing:
- a CDS encoding sugar phosphate isomerase, producing MTDNDGIAGTGIKLGTTLYSLTSEFAAGLYTPETLIKAVHDEGIGPGVEFNIAQLLRTYPDVDQEFVKLWFDSLEKYGLEASAVGTNLDMGRRKERDMTPDEEHDFLARQLKTAHTLGFKKVVIRSHGKELLRSLLPLAEQYDQYLGYEIHAPSGPNNPQVLQMREMYDELQSERLGFTADFSSTMHSLSPLLLDQLELMGMDPKHFAVMDEIWHEPTPMNVRNQKFEDYLIGEGVDPVGFGPHTRLAFNMHGLVAPEEWMDIMPQIFHVHAKFYDIDETGQEPAMDIPRIVKQFVLGGYQGYLSSEWEGHAFVDLGVVEPIEVVKKQHALMRKAIENTVAAKEAANV